The genomic window ATCAGGTGTCGCTGGTCGAGCGTGCCGGGATCGTCCAGCATGCAGAAGTAGAAGTTCCGGCGCAGCGCCTCGCTCGGCGTCACGTCGTACGTCCACGGTGTGCCGCCGCTGCCGGAGTGTTCCAGCACGTAGTCGAGCCGGTTGATCGCCATCGGCACCCAGCCGATGCCACCCTCGCTCAACGCGATCCTGAGGTTCGGGTAGAGCGCCGGAATGCCCGCCCACACCCAGTCGACGGCCGCGCAGAACGCGCCCGCCGGGAACAGCGACGTCTGCACGTTGAGGCCGCCGCCGGGCGAGCCCTGCAGGACGAAACCACTCGCGCCGCAGTGCAGCGAGATGACGGTGTCCGTCTCCTCGCACGCCTTGAAGAACGGCTCCCAGTGTTTGTGATCGGTGATCGGCGGCAGTTTGAGCAGGTGCGGCGACTCGAGGAACGACACCGACGTGAAACCGAGCTCGGCGTTGCGACGGATCTCCGCGGCGGCGACCTTCGGGTCCTTGAACCAGGGCAGCTGCATCGGGATGAAACGCTCCGGGTACGCCCCGTGCCACTCCTCGATCATCCAGCTGTTCCAGGCCCGGACCGCGGCGAGCCCGACCTCCTCGTCGTTGTTCATCGACAGCACGCGGCCGGTGAAACCCCAGGCCCCGGAGGGGAAACACAGCGACGCCCAGATGCCGTCGAGATCCATGTCCTTCACCCGCGCGTGGACGTCCCACGCCGACCGGCGCATCTCACCGAAGTTCAGCGGGTCGAGGGTCCACTGGGACTGCGGGCGCCCGGCGACGACACTCATCCCGTTGTCACGGTAGAGCCGGTCCCGGTAGACCCAGGCCTCCGAGCCGTCCGGGGTCGTGATCACCTGGGGCGCCTTCTCGCGCAGGTGCGCCGGGAACCGCCTGACGAAGATGTCGGCGGGCTCGGTCAGATGATCGTCCACCGAGACGATCGAGTAGCTGCGCTCCTGCGGCTCCGGGTCCGCAAGCAGCTGCCAGTCCGGCCTCGGCATGGTGCGCTCCTAGTTTCGCCGATCAGACGCGCCAGCGATTGTTCGCGAGCGTTTACTCTCTACGAGAGTAGCCGCACCCGCGACCGCGCGACGTCGAACCCGGGCCGGGATCCGGTTCCCCGGCCGGGTGCTGAGGCCCGGGGCCGGGGCCGGGCCGCCCCGAAACGAGTTGCCTCACCCGCTCCAGACGCCACTCAGCCAACACACATCAGCCCACGCCGCCTCGGAACAGGACCGGGGTTGAGCTGAGGGCGGGGCGGCCAAGGGGTTGGGGGCGCAGTGGAGGGAGCTCTGGGTAGGGGGCGCGGTTCGGGGATCGATCGTGGGGCGGATCTCAGCCGAGTGTCAGTTCCTGGGCGGTCGAGGCGACCAGCAGGCCGTCCTGGTTGAAGAAGGTCGCCCGGGTGAACGTCCGCGGGCCCGCGCCGGACGGGGTGTCCTGGACGAGGAGCAGCCACCAGTCGGCCCGGAACGGGCGATGGAACCAGGCGGCCTGGTCGAGCGCGGCCGCCCGGAGCGATTTCCCGCCGAACGGCGTGCGGACCCCGCGGGCGGCCCCGCCACCGCGGGTCTCAGCCGCCCCGACCGCGCGGATCTCGTGGGTGGCGGAGGCCTCGTAGGTGGTGCGGTCGCTCCGGCGGGTGGGCGGCTGCCGTTCGACGGCGGGCCGCGGCGACCCGTTGGCGAGGGCGGCCGCGGCGTGGTCGGCGATGTAGGTGAGCGCGCCGGCGTGCAGGTGCTGGTCGTCCGCCAGACCCGCGACGAGGCGCACCCAGGCGATCGGGCGCACCGGTCCGTTCCCATCAGGCCGGGCGCCCCTGCCCGCGGGACCACCTCCAGCGGACCCTGGGCCAGCGGACCACGGACCAGCGGACCCTGGACCAGCGAGGGAGCCCGAGCCCGCCACGGAGCCCGGACCGACCGCTCGCCCAGGACCGGTCACGTAACCCGGCCCGGCCACCGGGCCCGGGCCGACCACAGGGCCCGGGCCGGCGGCGGTTCCCGGACCGGCCACCGGCCGCAGATCGACGAGCAGGTCACCAGGATCGCGGGGGTCGCCACACCAACGTTCAAGGGCCTCGGGGGGCGGCACGCGGGGAGCGCGCAACTGGTGTCCGCCGCGCCAGTCCCGCCGGTACGACAGGTGCATCACGCAGACCACCTCACCGGCCTGCACCCCTGTCACCCGCCGGGTCGCGGACGTGGCCCCGTCACGGACCCGGTCGACGAGGTAGACGACCGGGTGGTCCTCGCGCGCGGGGCGCGGGAACTGGGCCTGCACCGAGTGCAGCGGGTACTCGGAGACCGTCCGGCCGGCCGCGAGCTGCGCCTGAACGGCGACCTGCCCCGGGTGGACGGGCACGCCCTCGGTACCGCCCCGGAAGACGTCGCGGTCGACGGCCTCGATCGCGGCGACGCGGCGAAAGGTGGGCGCGGCGCCCCGGGCCGGCGGCCCGGGGGTGGCGCCGCGCACGACCCGGTCCACGGTTATCCGCAGTGGGGTCATCCGAACCTCGCGGACCAGCCCCGGCGTGCTCCGCCGCTGTAGCCCGCCCGGTTCACCAGCTCGCCCGTCCAGACCAGACACCCGCCCGTCCGGACCTGGAGACCAGTGATCTCGGGCTGGTGGGCCGTCCGGTGGGCGTTGCGGGCGGGCGGCGCCCCGGGTGGGGTCGAGGTCGGGGATGCCGGGGTCAGGCCGCCGGGGCAAAACGCTTCCCGTCCGAGACCTGCCCGGCCGGCGGGCTGCCCGCATTGGACAGCCCTGGGTCGGTGCCGGGGTCACGCGGCCCCCGCGGGTCCCCCGCCGCCCCGGTCGGCGGGTCTCCCGGTTCCCGCGAGGCCCGGGCGTCGCGCAGCCGGCGGAACTCGGTGGCCACGGTGCCCGGTGCCAGCGCCCGGCGAATCCGCCGGCGGCGCGTCGTGTGCTCACGCAGGGCCCGTTCGAACCGGTCGAGGAGGCGGCAGGCCTCGTCCGCGGCGCGGCGGCCGGGGGTGCCCTCCCATTCCACCGCGGTCGCGGGCGCGAACAGGGCGAGGGTCACGATGTCAGCCAGCTCACGGACGGCCGTCTCGCCGGACGGCCCCACCTCGGCCGCGGCGAGCCGGGCGACCTCGGCCGGACTCGCCGCCGCCGGGACGGCCCGGCCCGCGTCGGCGAGCGCGTCGACGGCCTGCCGCCAGGCGCCGACCACCCTACTCCGGGGCTGGCCGGTGCGGCGCAGGCGGCCCCGCCGGATCGGGGGAAGCGCGCCGGCGAGCGCCAGGTACAGCGCCGCGGCGCCGGCGACCACCAGAAAACTCCCGATGGCCCATCGGGGCCAGGCACCCGGACCGGGCGACGAGGCCGCCGGTGTGGAGTCCTCCGCGGCCCGGGTGGGCGGTACCGCGGTCTCGACCGCGGAGCGCAGCGCGACGTCGATCAGTTCCGCCTGATCGGGGCTCTCACCCGGGTTCGACCCCGCCACGCTGGCGCCGCGGGCGTCCGCCGCTGGTGGGGTGGGGAAGAACGGCAGCCAGCCGGCACCGTCGAACCGCACCTCGGCCCAGGCGAGCGCGTCCGCGCCGCGCACTGTGCGGGGCTGGCCTTCCGTGGTGGGGGGCGCGGTGAATCCCACGGCGAGCCGGGCGGGCAGCCCCAGGATCCGGGCCGCGAGGACGAAGGCGGTCGCGAACTGCTCGGACGTCCCGCGGTGGGTGTGGGCGAGGAAGTGGTCGAGGTGCCCGTACGAGTGTCCGGGCGGGACGGCCGGGTCGAAGGTGAAGGTCGCGCTCAGGTACTGCCGCAGCAACGCGGCCCGCTGGAACGGGGTGCTCCCCCGGGCGGTCGCGATGTCCGCCAGCCGGGCCAGGATCGCCGGCGGATCCGCGGGTACCTCGAGGTCGGGATCGGACCCGCCCGCTCGGGCGGTGCCGGCGTCGAGCCTGGGAAGATCTGCCGGCGCGGGCCGGGGGGCCGGCTCCGAGGTGATCTCATAACGGTCGCCGGGCAGCAGCGGATGATCGTTCAGCAGCGTCCCGGTGCCGGGATCGACCCGGACCCCCGCCGGGGCCCCCACCAGCCGCCCGTCCGAGGGAAGGATCCGCCCGCCCAGCCCGGCGATCTCGATGACCTGCCGCACGTCGCCGGGAATGGAAGTACCGGTCGGGTCACCGGCGGGGGTCCGGGATGGGGATGACGCCGACCCGGCCCGGACGAAACGGGCGGTCGACCGCCACTGGGCGCCGTCGTACGAGTCGAGGACGGCGAGCCGGAGAGTCACCGGGTCGGCCGGGGCCGGCCCGTGGACGTCGGTCCGGAAGAGCACCTCGTCCGGATGGGCGGTCCAGCCGCCGAGCGCGCTGAGCGGGCTCGGCTCGGTCTGGCTCACCGCGGGTGTCGCGCGGTGGGCCCGGGGGTCGACCGGGTCCGGGCCGCCGGCCCGGGTCACGGCCGTGCCGGCGAGCACGCCGACCAGGACCACGATCAGGGTCGCGCCGCCCCGGCGCGCGAGCTCACGGCGCGGGCCGCGACGCACGGGCCGGGGTGCTCTGATCATGAGGAACAGCGCGGTCAGGGCGGCCAGGGCACCGGCCCGGGCCAGGTTGTCCCCGCGGGCGGGGACGGCCAGCGCGGTCGCGGCGAGGAGGGCCGTGGCGGCGGGGAGAGCCGGGGTGAGCGCCGCGCGGGTCCGCACGGTGAGCTCGGCACCGAGCGCAGCGGCGATCCAGGTGGGGGCGAGCGCGACGATCAGCAGGTCGGGGTCCGCCGGGGCGGGGACTCCCAGGTCGAGGACCCGGGCCCACCCGTCGACGACGCCTGTGCGGACCACGTCGAGGCGGGCCATGAGATCGCCCGATCCGGCGGCGACGGTGTAGGCCGACCAGGCTACGAAGCCGGCCAGCCACACGGGCACGGTCAGCACCGGCGAGACCGGGCGGCCGCGCCGGGAGAGCGCGCCGACGAGGACGACCGGCAGGACCGCAGCCACCGGCAGCAGCACCCACAGGTCCCGGGTCGGGAAGAGGCGGGTGAAGCCCGTTCCGGCCACCAGGGCGAGGGCGGCGACGACGGCCAGCGCGGCGATACGGCGCGGACCCGTCCCACTCGGCGCGAAGGCGGCCCGGCGGCCCGGCGCTTCGGCGCCGCTCACGATCCGCCGCCCGCTCCGCGCCCGTTCCCGGGCCTGGATCCGGGGCCGGCGCCGAAGCCGGGACCGGCGCCGGCGCCAGCGCCAGCCCTGGCGCCGGCCGACGCCAGGGAGGCGACCGGTAGCAGCGATGCCGCCAGGTCCGGCTGGGTCTCGGCCTCGCCCCATCCCGCTGGACCGGAGCCGGCCGAGGCCGATCCCGCAGGGGCCCTCTCCGTGGAGTCCGTTCCCGTCGGCCCCGTGCCCGCCCGGCCCGCGGGGGCCGGTGCCCGGGGCGGCAGGGGTGCGGCGGGCCAGACGTCGGTCAGGTCCGTGGGTGAGCTCAGATGGATCATCCGCACCCGACTCGAACCGGTCGGTCCTGTCGAGCGGCTGGGGTCCGCGGGGGCGACCGGGCCGCCCCGTTCCGCGCGGGCCCGGGCCACCGCTGCCGCGTTCGGGCGCAGGCGTGGGCGGTCGTCGAGGGCACGCCGGCCCCGGGCCAGTGCGGCCGCCTCGCTGCGCGGACCCATCCGCAGCACGATCACCTGGCCGAACACGTGGGCCACCGGGGCGAGTGCCGCTGCCGCGTCCCGGCCGAGCGCGCCGGTCACCAGGACGAGCGTGCCGACGGGCCCGCGGCGCAGGGTGCGCAGGACATCCAGAGTCACTCCCTCGTCCGGCCGGACGTCCGCCAGCTCGTCGAGGAGGGACTCGGCGTCCGTGGAGCGTCGGCGACCGGTCATCCGCACCCCGCCCGAGGTGACCAGGCGGACGCCGTAGGAGTTGCCGGCGCAGGCGAGCACCGCGGACGCGGCGACGTCGACGGCGTCCTCGAAGACGGCTGCCCCGACCGGGCCGGGTGGGTAGGCCCGCCGTCGGGTGTCCAGCACGACGGTCGAGGCGGGCTCACTGGGGTCCAGGTGCGTTCGGACCATCAGCGTGCCCATCCGGGCGCTGGCGGCCCAGTGCACCAGCCGCAGGTCCTCTCCGGGGGTGTACTCGCGCAGGGTGTGGAACATCAGCCCGCCGGACGCGCCCCGTCCGCTCTGCCCGTCGGGGTCCCGGGCCGGAGCCGCCGGCGGCGGGACCAGCGGGTGCGCGCGCGGGCGGACCCGCAGGGTGAGAACCGTGCCGAGGTACTGGCGGCGGTAGGCCAGCCCGAACGGATCAGACCGGTGCACCTGTGGGGGTCCGATCCGGCGGACTCCCCGCACCGCGGTGTCGAGCGGCAGGACGATCTCCCGGCTGGTGCCCCCGCGCAACGGACGGATCTCCACGGCGGCCCAGCCGGCCTCGGCGGGTTCCTCGCCCGGCTGGGCCGGTTCGGCTGGCAGGCGTAGGGCGAACGGAGGAGACGTCCAGCGGGAGTGGTTCACGATCGAGATGACCAGGGCGGCGTCGTCCCCGCGGGTGACCGCGCCGGGGGTGACCCGCGAGGTGACGGTGACGCGCGGCGGCCGGGCCACCGCGGCCACCGCGACGAGCAGCGCCGCCCCGCCGGCACCGGCGAAGACGGCGAGCTCCGCGTAGCGCAGGAGCACCGCGGCGAGGGCGCAGGCGGCCGTCGCGGCGAGCAGCCCCCACGCGGCGGGCGTGAACCCCGGCGGCGTCCGGGGGGTCGGCTCGCTCACGCGCCCACGAGGCGGCGGGGCGAGGGGACCGCGTCCAGGACCTCGGCGACGACGTCCTCGGCGGTCACCCGGCGCAGCTCGGCCTCCGGGCTGAGCACCAGCCGGTGGGCGAGCACCGGACCGGCGAGCGCCTTGACGTCGTCGGGGGTGGCGAACGCGCGTCCGGCGGAGGCGGCGCGGACCTGCGCCGCGCGCAGCAGCGCCACGCTGCCGCGCGGGCTCGCGCCGAGCCGCAGCACGTCGTGCCTGGTCCGGGTGGCGGCGACGACCTGCACGACGTAGCGGCGCACCGCCGGCGCCACGTGCACGGCCAGGGTGCGCTCGGCGTGGGCGACGACGTCCTCGGCGCGCATCACCGGGCGGAGGTCCTCGACGCGCCGGCCGACCTGGCGGCCCTCGAGGATCTCCAGCTCGGCGTCCAGGGTGGGGTAGCCGATGCGCAGCCGCATCAGGAAGCGGTCGAGCTGGGCCTCGGGGAGGGCGTACGTGCCGTCCATGTCGACCGGGTTCTGGGTGGCGATGACCATGAAGGGCAGCGGGACGGGGTAGCGGGTCCCGTCGACGGTGACGCGCTGCTCCTCCATGACCTCGAGCAGGGCGGACTGGGTCTTCGGCGAGGCGCGGTTGATCTCGTCGGCGATGACGAGGTTGGTGAAGACGGGGCCCGGGCGGAACGCGAACTCGGCGGCCCGCTGGTTGAAGACGTTGGTCCCGGTGATGTCCGCGGGCAGCAGGTCGGGGGTGAACTGGATGCGGTGGCAGCCCGCGTTCACCGAGGCGGCGAGGCTGCGGGCGAGCGTCGTCTTGCCCAGGCCGGGGACGTCCTCGACCAGCAGGTGGCCCTCGGCGAACAGGCAGATCACCGCGAGTTCCACGGCGGTGCGCTTGCCTCGGATCACCCGCTCGACGTTCGCCACCACGTCGTCGAACGCGACCGCGAACGGGACGCCCCGATCCGCCTCGACCGTCATGCCGAACCTCCCGCTGGTGAGGCCTCGCGTGATGTGGCGGGCCGCGCCGGTCGAGGGGGAGCGACCGACGCGGCCCGCCGCGGGCGGCGGGGGGTGCCGCCCGGGAACGGCTCGGCTCCTGGCGCGCCTCCCGCGAT from Parafrankia discariae includes these protein-coding regions:
- a CDS encoding amidohydrolase family protein, encoding MPRPDWQLLADPEPQERSYSIVSVDDHLTEPADIFVRRFPAHLREKAPQVITTPDGSEAWVYRDRLYRDNGMSVVAGRPQSQWTLDPLNFGEMRRSAWDVHARVKDMDLDGIWASLCFPSGAWGFTGRVLSMNNDEEVGLAAVRAWNSWMIEEWHGAYPERFIPMQLPWFKDPKVAAAEIRRNAELGFTSVSFLESPHLLKLPPITDHKHWEPFFKACEETDTVISLHCGASGFVLQGSPGGGLNVQTSLFPAGAFCAAVDWVWAGIPALYPNLRIALSEGGIGWVPMAINRLDYVLEHSGSGGTPWTYDVTPSEALRRNFYFCMLDDPGTLDQRHLIGIDHILFETDFPHADSTWPGSQELLRKRFADLPRHEAVMIAGGNAARLFRHPLPRGADWPAITA
- a CDS encoding acyl-CoA thioesterase: MTPLRITVDRVVRGATPGPPARGAAPTFRRVAAIEAVDRDVFRGGTEGVPVHPGQVAVQAQLAAGRTVSEYPLHSVQAQFPRPAREDHPVVYLVDRVRDGATSATRRVTGVQAGEVVCVMHLSYRRDWRGGHQLRAPRVPPPEALERWCGDPRDPGDLLVDLRPVAGPGTAAGPGPVVGPGPVAGPGYVTGPGRAVGPGSVAGSGSLAGPGSAGPWSAGPGSAGGGPAGRGARPDGNGPVRPIAWVRLVAGLADDQHLHAGALTYIADHAAAALANGSPRPAVERQPPTRRSDRTTYEASATHEIRAVGAAETRGGGAARGVRTPFGGKSLRAAALDQAAWFHRPFRADWWLLLVQDTPSGAGPRTFTRATFFNQDGLLVASTAQELTLG
- a CDS encoding transglutaminaseTgpA domain-containing protein; this translates as MSGAEAPGRRAAFAPSGTGPRRIAALAVVAALALVAGTGFTRLFPTRDLWVLLPVAAVLPVVLVGALSRRGRPVSPVLTVPVWLAGFVAWSAYTVAAGSGDLMARLDVVRTGVVDGWARVLDLGVPAPADPDLLIVALAPTWIAAALGAELTVRTRAALTPALPAATALLAATALAVPARGDNLARAGALAALTALFLMIRAPRPVRRGPRRELARRGGATLIVVLVGVLAGTAVTRAGGPDPVDPRAHRATPAVSQTEPSPLSALGGWTAHPDEVLFRTDVHGPAPADPVTLRLAVLDSYDGAQWRSTARFVRAGSASSPSRTPAGDPTGTSIPGDVRQVIEIAGLGGRILPSDGRLVGAPAGVRVDPGTGTLLNDHPLLPGDRYEITSEPAPRPAPADLPRLDAGTARAGGSDPDLEVPADPPAILARLADIATARGSTPFQRAALLRQYLSATFTFDPAVPPGHSYGHLDHFLAHTHRGTSEQFATAFVLAARILGLPARLAVGFTAPPTTEGQPRTVRGADALAWAEVRFDGAGWLPFFPTPPAADARGASVAGSNPGESPDQAELIDVALRSAVETAVPPTRAAEDSTPAASSPGPGAWPRWAIGSFLVVAGAAALYLALAGALPPIRRGRLRRTGQPRSRVVGAWRQAVDALADAGRAVPAAASPAEVARLAAAEVGPSGETAVRELADIVTLALFAPATAVEWEGTPGRRAADEACRLLDRFERALREHTTRRRRIRRALAPGTVATEFRRLRDARASREPGDPPTGAAGDPRGPRDPGTDPGLSNAGSPPAGQVSDGKRFAPAA
- a CDS encoding DUF58 domain-containing protein is translated as MSEPTPRTPPGFTPAAWGLLAATAACALAAVLLRYAELAVFAGAGGAALLVAVAAVARPPRVTVTSRVTPGAVTRGDDAALVISIVNHSRWTSPPFALRLPAEPAQPGEEPAEAGWAAVEIRPLRGGTSREIVLPLDTAVRGVRRIGPPQVHRSDPFGLAYRRQYLGTVLTLRVRPRAHPLVPPPAAPARDPDGQSGRGASGGLMFHTLREYTPGEDLRLVHWAASARMGTLMVRTHLDPSEPASTVVLDTRRRAYPPGPVGAAVFEDAVDVAASAVLACAGNSYGVRLVTSGGVRMTGRRRSTDAESLLDELADVRPDEGVTLDVLRTLRRGPVGTLVLVTGALGRDAAAALAPVAHVFGQVIVLRMGPRSEAAALARGRRALDDRPRLRPNAAAVARARAERGGPVAPADPSRSTGPTGSSRVRMIHLSSPTDLTDVWPAAPLPPRAPAPAGRAGTGPTGTDSTERAPAGSASAGSGPAGWGEAETQPDLAASLLPVASLASAGARAGAGAGAGPGFGAGPGSRPGNGRGAGGGS
- a CDS encoding AAA family ATPase, with the translated sequence MTVEADRGVPFAVAFDDVVANVERVIRGKRTAVELAVICLFAEGHLLVEDVPGLGKTTLARSLAASVNAGCHRIQFTPDLLPADITGTNVFNQRAAEFAFRPGPVFTNLVIADEINRASPKTQSALLEVMEEQRVTVDGTRYPVPLPFMVIATQNPVDMDGTYALPEAQLDRFLMRLRIGYPTLDAELEILEGRQVGRRVEDLRPVMRAEDVVAHAERTLAVHVAPAVRRYVVQVVAATRTRHDVLRLGASPRGSVALLRAAQVRAASAGRAFATPDDVKALAGPVLAHRLVLSPEAELRRVTAEDVVAEVLDAVPSPRRLVGA